The nucleotide sequence AATCATCTTGGACATTGATTCTATTACTGAATCTACATCTTTAGGTGCAACTATCATCTCACCCATAGATATAGACAATGTTTTACGTATCATATCCATCCTTTGTCTTTCTCCCAATAAATTTTTTTCTATATAACTCTCATCTATATCTTTGATTATGGTATCTAAAATTAAATTAACGCTATCACTGACAATTGTGAGTGAATCAACAACTGTGGGTATACCTATTCCAATTACTGGCACACCTAACGTTTCTTCATTAAGTGGTATTCTATGATTATTCACCCCAGCCCCAGGATTTATCCCCGTGCTTCCTACTTGTATCGTTGTATTGAGTCTAGATACTTTTCTTGCGGCTAAAGAATCAACACAAAGAACATAATCAGGTTTAATTTTATTTACAAGAGATTTTACTATTTCGCTTGTTTCTATTCCTGTAGTTCCAAGCACTCCTGGCGAAATAGCACATACAGATGAAATATCATCTTCGATATATTTAGGCATAAATTCTTTAAGATGTCTTGTAACAAATAATTTTGATATAACTTTAGGGCCAAGAGAATCTGAAGTTACATTCCAATTTCCTAGTCCTACAACAAGAGCCGTTTTACTTGAATCCATAGTTATAAATTCTTTTAATACTCTCCCAAATATCGAGCTAATCTTGTCCATCATCTCAACATCATAATATGTTAATTTTGGTAATTCCAAAGTTGAATAGTATCCCATCTTCTTACCAAGAAGTTTTTCACCATATTTATTTTTAACTCTTATATTAGATATTCTTATATTCGAATCTTCGATTTGTTTAAAATCTATATTTGGATTCCCTTCAAATATCTTATTAAAATCATTTTCCGATACTCTACCTTTAACCATAACTTGTCTCCTTATTTTGTAGACATTTTTAAAAATTACACTTATTTATTTTGTGTAGTTTTTTTTAAATTATTTAATTATGTCTTGAAATTATTTTTAATTAATGTTACTATATTGGCATTATTGGTGTTCGATCTAAAAGGATGGTGAAAAATATGGCAAATATTAAATCAGCTAAGAAGAGAATTAAAGTTACTCAAGCTAAAACTTTAAGAAATCAAATGGTTAAATCTGCATTGAAAACTGCTATTAAAAAGTTTGAAACTTGTTTAAAAGATAATAATATAGAATCAGCAAAAACTGAATTCTCTCAAGTTACTAAAGCTTTAGATATGGCTGCTTCTAAAGGTATTTTACATAGAAATAAAGTTGCTAGAAAGAAATCTAGTTTAGCTATAAAATTAAATAAAGCTCAAGCTTAAAAAACCTAATACCAATCGGTATTAGGTTTTTAATTATCTACATACTACATATTGAAATAAGCAAAATTTCAAATTCTGAAAATGCATCAATATCTGTTGATGATCTAATTTTATATTCTAGATCCAAAAAATTATCGAGAACATTTATAATATTTTTCAAACTATATTGTTTTGATAACTTAATAAAATTATTTAAACTATACTTATTAATACGTGTTTTTTTAGTAATTTCATCAATATTGATCCCTTCTTCTAATAATAACTTCACATCTAAAAATTTAGAAAATTGACTACTAATCATGCTAAATATATAATTAAAATCATTTCCGGTCAATGAAAGTTCCCTAAAGCTTGTTATAGATTTATTTAATTTTTTCTCCATAACATTATTTATAAGAACAAAAACATTATTTTCTAAACTTTTAGTAATAACATCATCTATATCTTGTTTAGTTACTTCCCTTCCTTCTACAAAAAATTTCAACTTATTAATTTCATTTTCTATATGAAAAAAATCATTTTCAACTCTAGAACAAAAATATCTAATAAGCTCTTGTTTTATATTAACCCTATTTAATAAAAACATCTTAGAAACTTCTTTGTAAAAGTCATCTCCCTTTAGCTCTTGAATATTGCAAACTTGACCAAATTTAGAAAACGCTTTTAAATTGTCCTTATTCTTCTCCTTATTCCCAAACACATAATAAAAAACTAAAACACAATATGAAGGTAAATCGGCTAAATAATCTTTAATTTTCTGAACAAAATCCCTATTTTCATAATCACTTCTTAAAAATAGTGCGTTCTCAACTACTACCATTTTTTTATCTTGCATCATTGGAATTGTATTACAACATTCAGAAAAATAATTTATATCAAAATTATTATCAAACTTAATTTGATTATAATTAAATTGTTTAAAATCCCTCAATATCAATCTTTTCTCTATGCTTTTCAAAAAATTTTTAATAAGTTTCCCATCATAACTATAGATAAAATAACAATTTTTTATATTATCTACTTCCTTCATCAATAAATCATAATCTAACATATAACTCCCTAAAATATAAAATAATATTTTTGTGGATAAATATCCGAATAATATTTAAAATTATCTTCCATATTATTCACTTCTATCTTTTTCTTATCAACATATAAAACAACCTTCTTATTTATAAATTCCACTTTAACCCCACTTATTATAGATGAATCTTGATTATTATTAATATTTGTAAATACTTTATCAACTCCAAGCTTATCAATTAACTGATCTATATTTTTTAAATTACCATCTAAATACAAATAACTTCTATCTTTATTTCTGATTATAACATAGTTTTTATCATAGTATTTCCCTACTTCCACGCTAGAATTAATCATCGTAATAGTTCCAATATAAACAAATGATAATATAAGCACTAATTTATTAAAAGTTTTAAATGAAATCTTTTTCCTAAAAAAATATAGTATGTACAACATAACTATAAAAATAATCAAAATATTTATTAAGTATATACTTTCTGGGGTAAACATCTTTATTAAAATAATCCCACCATCAATTACATCAAAAATAATCTTTATTAAATAAACAGTGATTTCCTTAAAAAGTGGTATGAAACTAAAAAATACAAATACAATACTCAAAATCACTAACAAACTATAAAATGGAACTAAAAATATATTTGAAAGTAAAAATCCTAACTCTAACTTCCTATTAATTATTAAGTTAACAGGAATAATAAAAATTTGAGCACTAATTATAAGTGAAATGGGTTCACTCAATAATTTAGGTAATCTATATAAATAATCTTTAATTTTACTATTAAATAATAAAATCCCAAGTGTAGATACAAAAGAATATATAAACCCTAATCTCAAAACTTCATATGGTCTTATAAGCAATATTAAACTACCAGCAACACACAACGCATTTATTCCATCATAATTTCTATGTACCCTAGGCGACATTTCTCTTATAAACACCATAGAAAATGCTCTTATCCCAGACACCTTAAATCCAGTAAGCACAAGATAAATAAACGTCGCTATAATAGATGGTAAAAAACTTAATATTTTTGATAAGATTCCAAAAATCAAATTAATATGAAAACCCGAAACACTTAAAATATGTACAATACCTAACTCTTTTAAATCATTTTTATACTCCTTGTCCAATGACGATGTATCGCCGAACACTAGGCTCGACAAAATATTTCCACGTTCAACTCCAAAATTATCTGTAAATAGCTCTTTTATAATAGATTTCATCCCTATAAAAATAGAATAAAGATCTTTTTGATACGAATTAATAGTATAATCAATAATCTCTCCAACCACACCAATATCATAATAATTAGATTTTTCTATATTTCCATTCAAATTCAAAACCATACCAATATCAACTTTGTCTATATTTTCAAAGTTTTTAATCAAATATCTTTTGGGTATTATATTTTTTGAAGAAACAACTATATCTTTTGATAATTTTTCTGATATTCTAAAATTTTTATTAGTTACAAGATTCTGATTATTAGAATAATACGATAATATGTTGAAGAAACTAATTACACTCAATATGATTAGAGTTAATTTAAACACTTTATATATTACATTTCTAAGCAAAAATGTAATCAATAAGAGTAACACAAAACCAAATGATATAAAATCATCTTTCATTAGTTGAATTCCTAATAAATTAGACAATATGATCACTGTAAAACAATAAACAAAAAACTTCATAAGCCAAATGTCCTTCTAATATTTGTTATAATAATTTCAAATTTTCAAGATATTTATTCAAAAAAATAAACCTCCAGAAAATAATTCCAAAGGTTTTATTATTATTTTAAAGACTTAGTTTTAGCCGTAAATATAAAAGAGAATATAAAAGATATAAAAATAGCAAATGTTATTCCAGCAGATACCCCACTAAGTCCTCCCGTTATCACACCAAAAAGTCCACTCTCTTTAACTTTTTCAATAACAGAACTTCCCAAGCTATACCCAAATCCTATTATAGGTATGCAAGCTCCACCAGATGCTTTCTTTATCAAAAAATCATATCCAGGAAATAGTGATAAAACATTACCAAGACAAACCATAAAAACCAAAATATATGCAGGTAATATTTTAAACTTATCCATAAAAATCTGACTAATACCACATATAATTCCTCCAAGCAAAAAACTCCATAGATAATTCATAAACGCATCACCCCCTATTATTAAACTCTATAGCAACAGCATGTGCTATTCCTGGAACACTCTCACCTTGAAATGAGGTTGTTGGACTCATTAATGCTCCTGTAGAAATTATAAGTATCTTGGTAATTTTACCTTCCAATAATTTTTTATAAAAATATCCTGTAAAAACTGAAGCGGAGCATCCACATCCACTCCCTCCTGAACAAGTATCTTGTCTTCCATTATCATAGATACTTTCACCACAATCTACATACACTTTCGAAACATCGTACCCTAACTCTTTAAGCATAGTTTCTGTTACTTGTCTTCCAAATTTGCCTAAATCACCTGTCGCAATACAATCATAATAACTTGGATCTCTTCCTGTATCTTGAAAATGTTTATAAATTGTATCTACTGCTGATGGAGCCATAGCAGCCCCCATATTATTTACATCCTTAACTCCATAATCTTTAACTTTACCCGTCGTTATGTGTGTAATCTCTGGATAATTACCTTCTCTTCCAAGAAGAACTGTTCCTGCTCCTGTAACAGTCCACTGCGAAGTTATCGCTCTTTGACTCCCATACTCTAGAGGAAATCTAAACTGCCTCTCTGCAGAACTGAAATGAGATGATGCTCCAGTTACAACATAATTAGCAAATCCTCCATCAATAAACATCGCACCCAATCCTAATGATAAAGAAAATGTAGAACAAGCACCATACAAACCTATAAACGGTATTTTTATTTCACGAGCTGCAAAATTCGAAGATGTTATTTGATTCTGCAAATCTCCACATAACAAATAATCGATATCATCTTCAGTAAGATTCCCTTTTCTTATACTTTCACTAATTGAAGTATATAAAATACTCGACTCTGCCTTTTCATAAGTTTCCTTACCGTTTTTATCATCTTTAAGAGTAATATCAAAATAAGATCCAAGTGGACCTTCACCCTCTTTAGGTCCTACAACACTAGTCGCAGATATGATTTTAGGTCTATTTTTTAATTCAACCGTCTGAGTTCCAACTCGTTTATTATCATACATAACTTATCTATCACCTATCCTACAAATTTACTAAAAATAAAATATCCAATTCCAACTAAAACAGATGAAGTAACACCAAAAGCTATTACGGATCCAGCTATTGTGAACATCTTTACACACGTTCCAAATACAACTCCCTCTTTTTTAAATTCTATCGCTGGAGAAGTCACAGCATTAGCAAATCCAGTTATTGGCACTATACTTCCTGCCCCTGCAATATTCGCAATTTTATCGTATATACCAATTCCCGTTAAAAATGATCCTATAAATATCATTGTTATAGATCCCAAAGCTCTTACCTGAAGCTCATCAAATATATAATTAGCATAGAATTTAAATAAAAGTTCTCCAATTACACAAAATATCCCACCAATAATAAATGACATAACAAATCTTTTAATGTAATTTGGCTTCGGTTCATAATTTTTGGAATAATCCTCAAATGTCTTTCTTAACCTCTTTTCATCAAAACTCAATCCTTTTATCCTCCGAATATACATGATATTTTTCACAAATATATTATAGGTATATTAAAGTATTTTATACTTTACTTTTTTTCCCAACGATTTAATTAATAAAAGGTTTCAAAAATTAATTTTTATTGAATTATGTTTAAATTTATATTATTATATATACAATTAGTTAATTTTCTAATTGTGAGGTGCCTATGTCAAAGTATTTTAATTTTACAAATGATAAAAGTTTGGATTTCGAGCGTAATGAATTCAAAAATAATTCATTAATTGAAATTGATTATTTAAATAAACGTCTTTCTTTCTTAGAAAGAGTAATTCAAGACAAGTATTCTGATATCATATCTCTTGCATCCGAAATTTGTAATGTTCAGAATATGAACTTAAAATATGATTTGATTGACATATTAATAAAACATGGTTATAACTTATCTAATTACAAATCTGAAAGAAATGACATTAGAGATATACTAATAAACGCTAATAAAAATAAACAAACCAAATCCGAAAATAATGTTTCTGTAGGAACAGATATGGAAATTATAATTAATGACATTGACGACAAAGAACCTCATAATTCTGATAGCGATACAAACAAAATAGTTTCAAAAAATGAATCAAAAGTTATAATAGAAGTCACCGATCAAAATAAAGACTCTAAATCTCAGGATATCAAAGATATTGGACAAGCTGATTTAAAAGCAAAAGAAATTGAAACAACTCAAAAAAGTAAATCAGATACTGCTCGTGAAAAAATTTTAAATAATCTTAATAGACTGATTTCATATAAGGAAAATACATTTAATGATTTAATAGAAATGGTTGACTTTAATACAAGTTCTAATGCAAACAAATCAAATTTAAGTAAATTTATTGAATGTTTAGAAAGCCAGATAGTTGAGCTTAATCAATATAAAGATAATATTTTAAAAAATTACTCTCTAAGTAAGGCAATTGAACTCGGATCAAATGGCAAAATTACTTTTTCAAGAGTGTTTATTGAAAAAGAACGTTTAATTGATAAAAATAAAGATGAATATATAAAAATTGTTAACGAAATGTATGAACTATATTCTGAGTTTGTTGATACTTATCTAAATAATATTAGTTCAATGAAACCTTACCTTGATCATGAAAAAATTACATCAATACAAAATAATTGTGCAAAAGTTATATATGATCTAAAGTTGATAAGAACACTTTATTCTTCTTTGGATAAAATAAAGAGTGTATAGAACCTAGTTCTCTACACTCTTTTTATATTGATAATGTATTTTTCGATTAAACTCTATAATTCTTCTTATAACTTCATCAATACTTTCCTTAACTATATACGTTTTTCCATTTAGTAAAATTATTGCCGTTTCTGGTATAAGTTCTATTCTTTCAATTTCATTTGAATTTAAATAAAACACAACATCATTTGTTCTTGTAAGCTGAATCATATTTGACCTCCTTGACCTTCTCTTAAATACAAGTTTTGCAAATTTTAATTTATATATTCCTCACCATCAACTCTCACAACTCTATTAAGTGTTACTGTTTCTATTTCATTAGTCGTGTTTATTTTCACTCTGAGTTTAATCTCATGATTCTCAATTACAATTCCCTCAACTCTTCCTGTCATAGTTTCATATAAATTTCCATTACTTTCATATGTTACAACTTCACCATTCGCTTTCCTTCCTTCTCTAATGTCCTGTTCCAATATAGATTCCAATTCATCTTGAGCTTCTATTTCATCTGTCATGCCACCATCTATTGTTATGTCATCTTCATAATCTTCATCGATATTTGAATATATAAATTCTACTTCTTTATTTATCATGGATGAACCAACAAGCACAGCTATATTATTATTTATATAATCAAGTCTGTTATCTTGTACCCCAATAACATTCATAATATCATCTCTTTCAAAATCTCCAATTACAAATTCCCCTTTTTCATTCATGTACTCAACATTAACAATTATTTTTGATCCATTTTGAGCAACACCTCGCACAACACCAGTAATTGCATTTCCATTATTGTCGTAAGAATTAAGCATAACTCCCTGTCCCAATAACGATCTAGCCGAATATTCATTCATTGTAGTGTTTAAATTAGACATTTGTTCCATAGCTGCAAACTGTGCAAATTGTGATACATATTCAGTACCATCTTGCGGTTGTGTTGGGTCTTGGTTGGACATCTGGGTTGCCAATATTTTTAAAAATGCATCCTTATTCATATCTTCTCCAGGCTGAATAATTTTTGTTCCTTTTTCTGTATATTGCCCATTATAAACATTTCCTGATCTTGAAAATGCTGAGTTGTCCACTTCATTTTCACTATTTTTACTTGCTTCAGTTTTTTTCTGAATCTCCTCAACCAAATCATTAAATGAACCATCAGAATTACTTGAATTACCTATATTTATAGATTTATTTTTATTAATTGGTGTTATTTTAATATTGTTATTTATCATACTTACTTACCTCAATTTAAACTAAAATTCCATCTCTTAAATTATTTCTATCATCATTGTCATTACCTTCATTATCTATCTCTATTGTTGGAGATTTTAAATTTTTAAAATCAACATTTTCATTATTTCGCTTGTTATTTCCACCACCATCATTTGCATTAAATGAAAATTCTTGGAGATCAACTTGTATATTTTCCAAATTTATATTATGTGTTTCCTTTATCATATTTCGTATATCAGTTATTGTTGATTCCATAACCTTGAATGCATCTTTATTTTCAACTCTTATCATAAGTCTAACATTATCCTTAACTACTTCATACTTTACATCCATTCTCCCTAAATGATCTGGATTAAGTTTAACAACCATTTGATTTTTATTATTTGATGCCATATATTCTATATTTTCAATAAATTCTTTAACAATATTTTGATGGTTTGAAGTATCTAATATTTTATTGAATTTTACATTTACATTCTCTTCAGTATTATTTCTAAATGCATTAACAAAATAATTTTCAATATTTTTATTAATTTGTGCTTCCCCAGAAATTTCCTTTAATATGTGTTCATCACTATTACTCTTATCATCAATTCTAACCATATCACTTATACTTTTAAAATTATGGAGTACTTTATAATCTGAATCATCAGTTTTATTAACCGAAACTTCATTATTTAATTTTGTATTAAGCTTAATACTAATTTCATTTTCTATATTTCTTATTAGTTCCTTATCGTTTAATAAAAATCCCTCAAAATTAATTTCATCTAAAAATTTAACATCTGAATTATTTTCCCCTATCTTATCAAATTCATTCCTTACTAAATTTTTAAAGCCATCAACATTATCCATTACCTTTTGTATAATTTCCCCATTTGAAATATCTTTTGAATTAATCTTTTTCAAATCAAATCCCATTTCAATTAAAACATTCTGTATACTTTCATTGTCAAAACTTGAAATTTGTATTTTTTCTATTTCGTTAAACTCTGGTTTTGATACGTTTTCAAATACATTCATCTTATTTAAAGAATCACTATAAAGTTGTTTTGTATTATCAAATTCAATATCTTTAACTTCTTTCAAATCTCCAATAGTGAAATTATCATTAAACTCAAAGAAATTACTTTGAGTATCAATTTTTTCTGATCCCAAAACGTTTAATATACTTAAAATAACTTGTAATAATTGTTTATCATCCTCATTTAAAGTATCATACAAAGTTTCATCAAAAACTTTCTCTTCTATTTTATGTTTACTATTTAGTTGATTCTCACCTTGTAAACTTAGAGATTCATCAAGAGAATTTTTAAAACTACTCACACTTAAATCACTTTTAATATTTTTGTTATTTTGTTTAACTTCATCTTTTTTAGATACTCCATAATTCAAATTATCTATCTTCAAACTCATACTCTCCCCTCTCCTTCTCATCTTTTTCATCGTAATCTTCTGGTTTGTGTAAATCCTTGTAATACATATTCAAAGACAATTCATCTAAAAAATCTTGCTCTTCCTTATCTTGTGCATGCAAAAATTCTTTATATTCTTTATCTTTAAGTTTATCTAAAACAGTTCTATTTTGCTTCTTTTTCTTATAATCTTCAAATCTATAATCATACTCTTTACTCATTTTTTCCTTTTGTTTTTTATTATAAAGGATTGAATTTTCTAAGAAATATGCATAATTATTTTTTATAATTTCATCAACACGAGTTGTACAAGTTGAAAAAGAATTCTTTTTATACAACTCATTTAAAGTTTCAATGTTATCATTAATAACCCTTATTCTAGCACTGATATCTGTAAATTTTTGAGATGCCTCTTTTTCAAGCCCAAGCCGCATATTCAATAATTTATTGAGCGAATACTTAAACCTTTTCATAACAATCACTACCTTAAATCAAATTATTAAATATTCCTTTTAGTATAGTTAAATTTTGTTCATAACTAGTAAATTCCATTGTTTTTTGCCTCAAATATTCATTTATTTGATTAATATATTGAATAGCCTTATCTATATCTGGATTACTCCCATGAACATATGCTCCAATGTTTATCAAATCTTCAGCATCTTGATATACTGCAAGTAAATTTCTAACCGTTCCTGCTAACTCCTTATGTTCATCAGAAACTATTTTAGACATAAGCCTACTAACACTCTTTAAAACATCAATAGCTGGATAATGATTTTTCTGTGCTAAAGCTCTAGATAATACAATATGTCCATCCAATATTCCTCTCACAGTATCTGCTATTGGATCATTCATATCATCACCATCAACAAGCACTGTATAAAATGCTGTTATAGCCCCATTTTGGGAAGGTCCTGTCCTTTCCAAAAGCTTTGGTAAAAGTGCAAAAACTGATGGAGTATAACCTTTTGTTGCTGGTGGTTCCCCAATAGCAAGACCAACCTCTCTCTGTGCCATAGCAAATCTCGTTACAGAATCCATCATTAAAATTACATTCTTACCTTGTTCTCTAAAATATTCTGCTATTGCTGTTGTAACAAGAGATGCCTTAAATCTTATAAGTGCAGGTTCATCTGATGTTGCACAAACTACAACGGATTTTTTAAGTCCTTCCTCACCCAAATCATGATGTATAAATTCCTTAAGCTCACGCCCTCTCTCGCCAATAAGTCCAATCACATTAACATCTGCAGACGCATTTCTTGCAAGCATTCCCATTAAAGTACTTTTACCAACTCCGGAACCTGCAAATATTCCAACTCTCTGACCAACGCCACAAGTAAGAGTTCCATCAATTACTCTTACACCTGTTTGCATTATTTCTGTGATTTCTTTTCTTTTCATAGCAATTGGCGGCTTATTATCTACAGTAAATTCTGTATAATTTTCTGGTGGATTACCTATTTGAACTCTTCCAAGCCCATCCAAAACACAACCTAACAATTCATCTGAAATTTTAACAGATAATAATTTTTTAGTCGCAATAACCTTACTGCCAGTAGATATACCACGCACATCCCCAAATGGCATTAATATACTTCTTTCTTGATTAATTCCAACAACCTCACACTCTATCTCTTCTCCGTACTCATTATATATGTAACAAATTTCTCCAATGAATGGAATTATACCTTCAGCCTCTATAGTCAATCCAACTAAACGTTTAACTCTTCCTTCTTCATAAATTGGCTCAACTTTTTCAAGAGAATTCTTCATTTTCCTAAAATCTATAAACATATCTAATCCTCACCAAAAATTATCTTCCTTAAAATTTCTATATTTTCATTTACATCGTACTTTATGATTCCTCCATTTCTTTCAATTAAAAACTCTCCTTTGTTTATATCCTTACTAATAACAACATGAAAATCTCCAAGTATTCCAGCTTTCTCTTTCAGTATGTGAATTTCTTCACTTATACCTTTGTAGTTAACTTCGTTACACTTTATAATAACTGGCATCTTATCTTTTATATTTTTTATACGTTCATAAATTATATCATTTAATATTTTTTCATCATTCAATTGACGCTTAATTATTTTCGCAACCATTGTAAATATCATATCTTTAATTTCGTTTTCTTTAGCTGTTATAAATTCTTCTGCTTCTTTTTTAGCATTTTCATAAAAACACATAACATCACTTAATATTTTATCTTTTTCAGCCATAATTTCTTGCATTGCCTTAGCTTTTCCCTCTTCGAAGCCTTCTTTATATCCTTGAACTTTACTTGCAACCCTCTGACGAACTACTTCAACTTGTGCATTTTCAATCATATCAGCAAAAATTTTGGACGATTCTTTCTTTGCTTTAGATATCAACATATCACTTATCTTTTTAAATTTTAAAATTTCATCTCTTCTAACTCTATAAGTTTTTGTCCTTATACGTTTAATTATTTCATTATTAGTTTTAATTTCTCTTGATATATTGTTCTGCGTACTGTATGCATCATATATATTTGGACTAATTATTGTTTTAGTAGAATGTGGATAATTTTTATTATTGCCACCGCTACGAATAATATTTTTATTTGAACTACTGAATAATGTCATCATCTCCTCCTCGAACAATTAATATTTCACCTTGCTCATCTAATTTTCTAATCTGAGAAACAATAACTTGTTGAGCCTTCTCAACATCAGACAATTTAACAGGACCCATATATTCAATTTCTTCACGAACATTTTCTGCTGCACCTTTTGATAAATTGCTAAATATAAGTTCCTTAACAGAATCACTACTACCTTTAAGTGCAAGAGCTAATTCTTTTTGATCTATACTTCTTAAAACTTTTTGTATATCTTCGGATCCCAGAGTCACAATATCCTCAAACACAAACATAGATGCTCTTAATTTTTCCGCAAGTTCTTTATCATGATTCTCAAGACCTGAAGTAATATTTCTCTCCGTATTTCTATCAACTCTATTAAGCATATCAACAAGCGACTCAATTCCTCCGATAACTGTCGCTTCAGGCTTCACAAAATTCGATAATTTATATTCCAAAACCCTCTCAACTTCTTTAACCGCATAAGGCGAAGTGTTCCTAATCGTAGCAACCCTATACGCTACATCGTTTTGGAGATGATCAGGTAAAGAGCTCAAAATTTGTGCTGCCTTCTCTGGTTGAATATAACACAAAACTAATGCAATAGTCTGTGGATGTTCATCAATTATTATATTTAATAACTGAGTTGGATCAGCTTTACGTGCAATGGTGAAAGGTCTATATATATCTGTTG is from Candidatus Arthromitus sp. SFB-rat-Yit and encodes:
- a CDS encoding flagellar hook-length control protein FliK: MSLKIDNLNYGVSKKDEVKQNNKNIKSDLSVSSFKNSLDESLSLQGENQLNSKHKIEEKVFDETLYDTLNEDDKQLLQVILSILNVLGSEKIDTQSNFFEFNDNFTIGDLKEVKDIEFDNTKQLYSDSLNKMNVFENVSKPEFNEIEKIQISSFDNESIQNVLIEMGFDLKKINSKDISNGEIIQKVMDNVDGFKNLVRNEFDKIGENNSDVKFLDEINFEGFLLNDKELIRNIENEISIKLNTKLNNEVSVNKTDDSDYKVLHNFKSISDMVRIDDKSNSDEHILKEISGEAQINKNIENYFVNAFRNNTEENVNVKFNKILDTSNHQNIVKEFIENIEYMASNNKNQMVVKLNPDHLGRMDVKYEVVKDNVRLMIRVENKDAFKVMESTITDIRNMIKETHNINLENIQVDLQEFSFNANDGGGNNKRNNENVDFKNLKSPTIEIDNEGNDNDDRNNLRDGILV
- a CDS encoding flagellar export protein FliJ, with amino-acid sequence MKRFKYSLNKLLNMRLGLEKEASQKFTDISARIRVINDNIETLNELYKKNSFSTCTTRVDEIIKNNYAYFLENSILYNKKQKEKMSKEYDYRFEDYKKKKQNRTVLDKLKDKEYKEFLHAQDKEEQDFLDELSLNMYYKDLHKPEDYDEKDEKERGEYEFEDR
- the fliI gene encoding flagellar protein export ATPase FliI yields the protein MFIDFRKMKNSLEKVEPIYEEGRVKRLVGLTIEAEGIIPFIGEICYIYNEYGEEIECEVVGINQERSILMPFGDVRGISTGSKVIATKKLLSVKISDELLGCVLDGLGRVQIGNPPENYTEFTVDNKPPIAMKRKEITEIMQTGVRVIDGTLTCGVGQRVGIFAGSGVGKSTLMGMLARNASADVNVIGLIGERGRELKEFIHHDLGEEGLKKSVVVCATSDEPALIRFKASLVTTAIAEYFREQGKNVILMMDSVTRFAMAQREVGLAIGEPPATKGYTPSVFALLPKLLERTGPSQNGAITAFYTVLVDGDDMNDPIADTVRGILDGHIVLSRALAQKNHYPAIDVLKSVSRLMSKIVSDEHKELAGTVRNLLAVYQDAEDLINIGAYVHGSNPDIDKAIQYINQINEYLRQKTMEFTSYEQNLTILKGIFNNLI
- a CDS encoding FliH/SctL family protein → MTLFSSSNKNIIRSGGNNKNYPHSTKTIISPNIYDAYSTQNNISREIKTNNEIIKRIRTKTYRVRRDEILKFKKISDMLISKAKKESSKIFADMIENAQVEVVRQRVASKVQGYKEGFEEGKAKAMQEIMAEKDKILSDVMCFYENAKKEAEEFITAKENEIKDMIFTMVAKIIKRQLNDEKILNDIIYERIKNIKDKMPVIIKCNEVNYKGISEEIHILKEKAGILGDFHVVISKDINKGEFLIERNGGIIKYDVNENIEILRKIIFGED
- the fliG gene encoding flagellar motor switch protein FliG, with translation MLLKKKISGVQKTAILLITLGSEVASEIMKFLNEDEINKISFEIATINSVTIEERKEILHEFIEMNKAKEFLLEGGFDYAKNILSKALGSDKAIEILDKIKEATDIYRPFTIARKADPTQLLNIIIDEHPQTIALVLCYIQPEKAAQILSSLPDHLQNDVAYRVATIRNTSPYAVKEVERVLEYKLSNFVKPEATVIGGIESLVDMLNRVDRNTERNITSGLENHDKELAEKLRASMFVFEDIVTLGSEDIQKVLRSIDQKELALALKGSSDSVKELIFSNLSKGAAENVREEIEYMGPVKLSDVEKAQQVIVSQIRKLDEQGEILIVRGGDDDIIQ